In Pirellulales bacterium, the sequence CACATGCGGGTTCATCGAACGAGCCAGGCAGGAATCGCTGGGCACGATCCACGAGATGCTCGAACTGAAGCGGAAGGGCGGCACGCGCGGCGTGATCGTCTCCGGCTGCCTGGCCGAGCGCGAGAAGGAAGCGCTATTGGTGTCGTGCCCCGAGATCGATCATTTGGTTGGAGTGTTCGGCCGCGAGGAAGTTACCAAAGTGGCCGATCGCCTATTGGGGCGGCTTGTGGAGCAGCGGACTGTGTTTCATCCGGCTCCATCGCGGCCGCTTTCCGATCGCTCGCGGCTGCGAATCACGCCGCGGCATTTCGCGTTCTTGAAAGTCTCCGAAGGGTGCGATCGGCTCTGCACGTTTTGCGCGATTCCCAAGATGCGAGGCAAACATGCCACCAAACCGATTGAAGAGGTGTTGGCGGAAGCCCGCGAATTAGTCGCCGACGGAGTTCGCGAACTGAACATCGTCGCTCAAGACACCACTTATTACGGGATGGACCTTTATGGCCGGCCGCGGCTGCCGGAGTTGCTCCACGAATTGAACCAAATCGAGGGGCTGGATTGGATTCGGCTGCTTTACCTCTACCCGATGTACTTCGGCGACGAGCTGATCGATACGCTCGCCACGAGCGATAAGATCCTGCCCTATCTCGACATCCCGCTCCAGCATATCAACGACACCATGCTTCGCCGGATGCAGCGCCGCGTGACGCGGGCGCAAACTGAGGAGCTGCTCGGCAAGCTCCGCGGGCGAATTCCCGATTTGGTGCTCCGCACGACCTTTATCACTGGATTTCCGGGCGAGACCGACGAACAATTCAGCGAGTTGTTGGAGTTCGTCCGTCAGCAGAGATTCGAGCGCGTCGGAGTGTTCACC encodes:
- the rimO gene encoding 30S ribosomal protein S12 methylthiotransferase RimO gives rise to the protein MILDKPRPSAPRSVDASKGTYAFVSLGCPKNLIDSERMLGLLQLDGYRLVHEPAGADFVIVNTCGFIERARQESLGTIHEMLELKRKGGTRGVIVSGCLAEREKEALLVSCPEIDHLVGVFGREEVTKVADRLLGRLVEQRTVFHPAPSRPLSDRSRLRITPRHFAFLKVSEGCDRLCTFCAIPKMRGKHATKPIEEVLAEARELVADGVRELNIVAQDTTYYGMDLYGRPRLPELLHELNQIEGLDWIRLLYLYPMYFGDELIDTLATSDKILPYLDIPLQHINDTMLRRMQRRVTRAQTEELLGKLRGRIPDLVLRTTFITGFPGETDEQFSELLEFVRQQRFERVGVFTYSLESDTPAARLPDHLPEEVKASRREQLMEVQQEIAFAWNQEQIGKRWDVLLDRRVPDELDAWIGRAYADAPDIDGAVFVTGRKLSAGQIVPCEIVATSDYDLVAVAVGDPW